Proteins co-encoded in one Microbacterium hydrocarbonoxydans genomic window:
- the lgt gene encoding prolipoprotein diacylglyceryl transferase — MSLALHSTFSGVLASIPSPTVSYIDLGPLRIHFYALCIIAGIIAAVLLTNHRLTKRGAEPWVVIDISILAVPLAIIGARIFHVLTHPNFYFGEGKNTWNPFEPGSVWAIWEGGIAIFGALLGGAVGAYLGCRWTGIRFWTFADALAPGLLLAQAMGRFGNWFNNELYGLPTDLPWGLEIPSDNSAFPPGLPEGTLFHPTFLYEVIWNGLGVIVLLWLSRKATAFQWGRLFAIYLIWYSAGRVVWESIRIDPSEIILGLRSNVWAAILGIIVGITILIVQSRRHPGLEPSPYQPGRGRKDLDADVESQNNPSDFVDVSEPPSEEVAAGASATSTAPTDTEGAR; from the coding sequence ATGTCCCTCGCGCTTCACAGCACCTTCAGCGGCGTGCTCGCCAGCATCCCGAGCCCCACGGTCTCGTACATCGACCTCGGCCCGCTCCGGATCCACTTCTACGCGCTCTGCATCATCGCCGGCATCATCGCGGCCGTGCTGCTGACCAACCACCGCCTCACCAAGCGCGGTGCGGAGCCGTGGGTCGTGATCGACATCTCGATCCTGGCCGTTCCGCTGGCCATCATCGGTGCGCGCATCTTCCACGTCCTGACCCACCCGAACTTCTACTTCGGCGAGGGCAAGAACACCTGGAACCCCTTCGAGCCGGGGTCCGTCTGGGCGATCTGGGAGGGCGGCATCGCCATCTTCGGCGCGCTCCTCGGCGGCGCCGTGGGCGCATACCTCGGGTGCCGGTGGACCGGCATCCGCTTCTGGACCTTCGCCGACGCGCTGGCACCGGGGCTGCTGCTCGCACAGGCCATGGGCCGTTTCGGCAACTGGTTCAACAACGAGCTCTACGGCCTCCCCACCGACCTGCCGTGGGGGCTGGAGATCCCGTCTGACAACTCGGCCTTCCCTCCCGGCCTTCCCGAGGGCACACTGTTCCACCCCACCTTCCTCTACGAGGTCATCTGGAACGGCCTCGGTGTCATCGTGCTCCTGTGGCTCAGCCGCAAGGCGACGGCGTTCCAGTGGGGCAGGCTGTTCGCGATCTACCTCATCTGGTACAGCGCCGGCCGTGTGGTGTGGGAGTCGATCCGCATCGATCCGAGCGAGATCATCCTGGGGCTGCGCAGCAACGTCTGGGCTGCCATCCTCGGCATCATCGTGGGTATCACGATCCTCATCGTCCAGTCCCGCCGTCACCCCGGTCTCGAGCCTTCGCCGTACCAGCCGGGCCGCGGCCGGAAAGACCTCGACGCTGATGTAGAATCGCAGAACAATCCCTCCGATTTCGTGGACGTGAGTGAGCCTCCGTCCGAAGAAGTCGCCGCAGGAGCCAGCGCCACAAGCACCGCTCCCACGGACACGGAAGGCGCTCGATAG